From one Marinobacter sp. LV10MA510-1 genomic stretch:
- a CDS encoding ubiquinone biosynthesis accessory factor UbiJ, with protein sequence MFPGPTLLSAVSAIVETALNQALEFDPAGRKALLAALTAPVQFDLTAPMALTLTLTQGGKGVLVGSQPATQPGLVIGGPAMAFCAMASGDTGAIKDGRLSISGDTALAHQFQRAIEQLNPDWEAAMARHLGDVPAHFLAKRLRNGVKWSRDARHSMASNLEEYLHEETGALPGRRELEASFQDIDALSLRVERLAARVEFLPQSKPASRLPSHPPEPSEKQENS encoded by the coding sequence ATGTTCCCTGGTCCAACCCTGCTCAGCGCTGTCAGCGCCATTGTTGAAACGGCGCTGAACCAAGCCTTGGAGTTTGACCCGGCCGGCCGCAAAGCGTTGCTGGCAGCGCTGACGGCTCCGGTACAGTTTGACCTGACTGCGCCCATGGCATTAACCCTTACTCTGACCCAAGGCGGCAAAGGCGTGTTGGTGGGCAGCCAGCCGGCCACACAGCCCGGGCTGGTGATTGGCGGGCCAGCTATGGCGTTTTGTGCCATGGCCAGCGGCGACACAGGCGCCATTAAAGACGGCCGTCTGAGCATCAGTGGCGACACCGCTCTGGCACACCAGTTTCAACGTGCTATTGAACAGCTGAATCCGGATTGGGAAGCGGCCATGGCTCGCCATCTGGGCGATGTGCCGGCGCATTTTCTGGCCAAACGCTTGCGCAATGGCGTGAAGTGGAGCCGTGATGCGCGACACAGCATGGCCAGCAATCTGGAAGAATACCTGCACGAAGAAACCGGCGCCTTGCCCGGCCGCCGCGAGTTGGAGGCCAGCTTTCAGGATATAGATGCCCTTAGCCTTCGGGTTGAGCGCCTGGCCGCCCGCGTGGAGTTCCTGCCCCAGAGCAAGCCGGCTTCTCGTCTCCCATCTCACCCGCCTGAACCGTCTGAAAAACAGGAGAATTCGTGA
- a CDS encoding polyhydroxyalkanoic acid system family protein: protein MSVIDIHRTHTMDKQHAREAAETLAADLSSRFDMNYAWEGDVMKFKRSGVQGQLTINHGDLHVYLELGLLLRPMKGRIAQEIESQLDQIIRV from the coding sequence ATGTCCGTTATTGATATTCACCGCACTCACACCATGGACAAACAGCACGCCCGTGAAGCGGCTGAGACCCTGGCCGCCGACCTCTCCAGCCGTTTCGATATGAATTACGCGTGGGAAGGCGATGTTATGAAATTCAAGCGCAGCGGAGTGCAGGGCCAGCTCACGATTAATCACGGCGACTTGCACGTCTACTTGGAGCTGGGACTGCTGTTACGGCCCATGAAAGGCCGGATTGCACAGGAAATCGAATCCCAGTTAGACCAGATTATTCGCGTTTGA
- the ubiB gene encoding ubiquinone biosynthesis regulatory protein kinase UbiB: protein MSRLQRLFRIFWVFCRYRLDIFLPLAELPPVLKVIFILAPWHLFSQPKLDRGDRLRIALEELGPVFVKFGQILSTRRDLLPDDMADSLKTLQDKVPPFPSDSAREIIERALGAPVTELFAEFSADPMASASVAQVHAATLKNGQKVVVKVLRPGIEKTIRQDLSLMYLMAGLLEKYWAEGKRLHPVEVVADYDATIHDELDLQREAANASQLRRNFDNSPLIYIPFIDWDFTRKQVLVMERIYGVPIADVATLNAAGVNMKVLAEKGVEIFFTQVFRDSFFHADMHPGNIFVDITNPADPQYIAIDFGIVGTLSPDDQSYLARNLLAFFRRDYRQVAQLHIQSGWVPPDTRVNEFEAAIRTVCEPIFERPLKEISFGHFLLRLFQTARRFNMEVQPQLVLLQKTLLNVEGLGRQLYPDLDLWSTAQPYLEQWMRKRIGPSGFLKTLQTHFPAWLEQSPEMPQLIHDALLQLRGAGPTEQQNRDTLALLKEQQLRSERRWRRGFIAASLTAAAVAASHPPSQQWLSGLPVWSWILFIAAGALVLRGSR, encoded by the coding sequence GTGAGCCGTCTGCAACGCCTGTTTCGGATATTTTGGGTATTCTGCCGCTACCGACTGGATATTTTTCTGCCCCTGGCCGAGCTTCCGCCAGTGCTGAAAGTCATTTTTATACTGGCGCCCTGGCATCTGTTTTCACAACCCAAGCTCGACCGCGGTGACCGTTTGCGCATCGCCCTGGAAGAGCTGGGGCCGGTGTTCGTTAAATTCGGCCAGATACTGTCTACTCGGCGCGACCTGCTGCCGGACGACATGGCCGACTCCCTGAAAACCTTGCAAGACAAAGTGCCACCGTTTCCAAGCGATAGCGCCCGTGAAATTATAGAGCGCGCACTGGGCGCCCCGGTCACCGAGCTGTTTGCCGAATTCAGCGCAGATCCCATGGCGTCAGCATCGGTGGCTCAGGTGCACGCAGCCACTCTAAAAAACGGCCAAAAGGTGGTGGTGAAAGTGCTGCGCCCGGGCATTGAAAAAACCATCCGCCAAGACCTCAGCCTGATGTACCTGATGGCCGGCCTGCTGGAGAAATACTGGGCTGAAGGCAAACGTCTGCATCCGGTGGAAGTCGTAGCTGACTACGACGCCACCATTCACGACGAGCTTGACCTGCAGCGTGAAGCCGCCAACGCCAGCCAGCTGCGGCGTAATTTCGACAACTCGCCGTTGATTTACATTCCCTTTATTGACTGGGACTTCACCCGCAAGCAGGTGCTGGTGATGGAGCGCATTTATGGCGTACCCATTGCCGATGTTGCTACGCTAAACGCCGCCGGCGTGAATATGAAAGTGCTGGCCGAAAAAGGCGTGGAGATCTTTTTCACCCAAGTGTTCCGCGACAGCTTTTTTCACGCCGACATGCACCCTGGCAACATTTTTGTCGATATCACCAACCCGGCCGACCCCCAGTACATCGCCATTGATTTTGGCATTGTTGGCACTCTGTCCCCAGACGATCAAAGCTACCTGGCCCGCAACCTGTTGGCGTTTTTTCGCCGCGATTACCGCCAGGTGGCGCAGTTACACATTCAAAGCGGATGGGTACCACCGGACACCCGGGTTAATGAATTTGAAGCGGCGATTCGCACCGTGTGCGAACCCATTTTCGAGCGCCCGCTGAAAGAAATTTCCTTTGGCCACTTTCTGCTGCGCCTGTTTCAGACCGCCCGCCGCTTCAACATGGAAGTGCAGCCTCAGCTGGTGCTGCTGCAAAAAACCCTGCTGAATGTTGAGGGTCTTGGCCGCCAGCTCTACCCGGACCTGGACCTGTGGAGCACTGCGCAACCGTACCTGGAACAATGGATGCGCAAGCGTATTGGGCCGTCGGGTTTTTTGAAAACCCTGCAAACTCACTTTCCTGCTTGGCTGGAACAGTCTCCGGAAATGCCGCAGTTGATTCACGATGCGTTGTTACAGCTACGGGGCGCAGGCCCCACCGAACAGCAAAATCGGGACACGCTGGCGTTATTGAAAGAGCAGCAGTTGCGCAGCGAACGACGTTGGCGCAGGGGTTTTATAGCGGCGTCACTAACCGCAGCGGCGGTTGCCGCCAGCCATCCACCCAGCCAACAATGGCTCAGCGGCTTGCCGGTGTGGAGCTGGATATTGTTTATTGCCGCTGGCGCGCTGGTATTGCGCGGCAGCCGTTAA
- the ubiE gene encoding bifunctional demethylmenaquinone methyltransferase/2-methoxy-6-polyprenyl-1,4-benzoquinol methylase UbiE yields MSDQQTPASTAKPDKPKDDVTHFGFRDVPKSQKAGQVAEVFHSVASKYDLMNDLMSMGVHRLWKRFTIELSGVRPGHQVLDIAGGTGDLTMKFSDLVGPSGKVVLADINASMLKVGRSRLADRGYAGNIEYVQADAEHLPFPDNSFNAVSIAFGLRNVTDKDQALRDMARVLKPGGKLMVLEFSKPTNPLLSKAYDTYSFTALPFMGKLIAGDSESYKYLAESIRMHPDQDTLKAMMETAGFANCKYHNMTGGIVALHVGIKP; encoded by the coding sequence ATGAGCGATCAGCAAACGCCAGCCAGCACCGCAAAACCGGATAAGCCGAAAGACGACGTTACCCATTTTGGTTTTCGCGATGTACCAAAAAGCCAGAAGGCCGGCCAGGTAGCCGAGGTTTTTCACAGCGTGGCCAGCAAATACGACCTCATGAACGATTTGATGTCGATGGGTGTTCATCGCCTTTGGAAACGCTTCACGATTGAGCTCTCCGGCGTGCGCCCGGGGCACCAGGTACTGGACATCGCAGGCGGTACCGGCGACCTGACCATGAAGTTTTCAGATTTGGTCGGGCCCAGTGGCAAAGTGGTGCTGGCCGACATCAACGCCTCCATGTTGAAAGTCGGTCGCAGCCGCCTGGCAGACCGTGGCTACGCTGGCAACATTGAATACGTACAGGCTGACGCAGAACACTTGCCGTTTCCGGACAACAGCTTCAACGCCGTATCCATCGCCTTTGGCCTGCGCAACGTGACCGACAAAGACCAGGCTCTGAGGGACATGGCTCGGGTACTAAAACCCGGTGGTAAACTGATGGTATTGGAGTTTTCCAAGCCCACTAACCCGCTGCTAAGCAAGGCTTATGACACTTACTCATTCACCGCTTTACCATTTATGGGCAAGTTGATTGCCGGCGACAGCGAGAGCTACAAATACCTGGCGGAGTCCATCCGTATGCATCCAGACCAGGACACTCTCAAAGCGATGATGGAAACCGCCGGCTTCGCCAACTGCAAATACCACAATATGACCGGTGGCATTGTGGCTCTGCACGTGGGAATAAAACCCTGA
- a CDS encoding FFLEELY motif protein yields the protein MYRQRLVETAVYSDNARQLQHWLLAYHDFRQSHSHHPLQQQSAQVASWQAARLKQTHQDLYQNPGYHQGLEFLLTDLYAPTGMSHRDDNIDRVFPKMVRWLPDHQLRTLARLVELNLLTQQLDHNLASALHSHQMNAEALAVEDYCLAYRYADDQPQRLRQIELIADVGHRLDRYVRNRTLGWLLSMGRGPAEMADLQDLHSFLHRGYSAFRCMDNVGKLIDRLVLRERRIMDNILAGQSQPFELPASL from the coding sequence ATGTATCGCCAGCGCCTGGTTGAAACCGCCGTTTACAGCGATAACGCCCGTCAGTTGCAGCATTGGCTGCTGGCGTATCACGATTTTCGTCAGAGCCACAGCCATCATCCGCTGCAACAGCAAAGCGCTCAAGTGGCCAGCTGGCAGGCCGCTCGACTAAAACAGACCCACCAGGATTTATACCAGAACCCGGGCTATCACCAGGGGCTGGAATTTTTGCTGACGGATTTGTACGCGCCCACCGGAATGAGCCACCGCGACGACAATATCGATCGGGTTTTCCCAAAAATGGTGAGGTGGCTGCCAGACCACCAGTTACGAACCCTCGCCAGACTGGTGGAGCTCAACCTGCTGACCCAGCAACTGGACCATAATCTGGCAAGCGCGCTGCATAGCCATCAAATGAATGCAGAGGCGCTGGCCGTAGAGGACTACTGCCTGGCCTACCGTTACGCCGATGACCAACCCCAGCGACTGCGTCAGATTGAACTGATCGCCGATGTGGGCCATCGCCTTGACCGGTACGTGCGTAACCGAACACTGGGCTGGCTGCTGTCTATGGGCCGCGGACCGGCAGAAATGGCCGACCTGCAGGATTTGCACAGTTTTCTACACCGTGGCTACAGCGCGTTCCGGTGTATGGATAACGTCGGCAAGCTGATTGACCGGCTAGTGCTGCGTGAACGGCGCATTATGGACAACATTCTGGCCGGTCAATCGCAGCCCTTTGAACTGCCCGCGTCGCTTTGA
- the tatC gene encoding twin-arginine translocase subunit TatC, producing MTEQTGADNHVPDQPEMPLIEHLLELRNRLLKMVLAVVVCFAFIYPFANELYLWLSEPIRSLLPVGQSMIATDVTSPFFAPLKLALVLAVFAAIPVILYQLWSFIAPGLYAHEKKIAFPLLFSSVLLFYLGAAFAYYVVFPLVFGFFTSVGPEGVVELPDITSYLNFVLKMFFAFGVAFEIPIATILLIITGITTPDDLAAKRPYVVVGCFIIGMMLTPPDIISQTLLALPMWILFELGILFGRLMKRKVAVAGEAKVPGSE from the coding sequence ATGACAGAACAGACCGGGGCCGATAACCACGTGCCCGACCAGCCTGAAATGCCGCTGATTGAACATCTACTGGAATTGCGTAACCGCCTGCTGAAGATGGTGCTGGCGGTGGTGGTGTGCTTCGCCTTTATTTACCCGTTTGCCAACGAACTTTACCTTTGGTTGTCTGAACCTATCCGCAGCCTGCTGCCGGTGGGCCAGAGCATGATCGCCACCGATGTTACCTCGCCGTTTTTTGCCCCCCTGAAGCTGGCCCTGGTGCTGGCGGTGTTTGCCGCCATCCCGGTTATTCTGTACCAGCTTTGGAGCTTTATTGCCCCGGGCCTCTACGCCCACGAGAAAAAAATAGCCTTTCCACTGCTTTTTTCGTCAGTGCTGCTGTTCTACCTGGGCGCAGCTTTTGCCTACTACGTGGTGTTTCCACTGGTTTTCGGCTTCTTTACCTCGGTTGGCCCCGAGGGCGTTGTGGAACTGCCAGACATCACCAGCTATCTGAATTTCGTGTTGAAAATGTTTTTTGCCTTTGGTGTGGCGTTCGAGATTCCGATTGCCACCATTCTGCTGATTATTACCGGCATCACCACGCCGGATGACCTGGCTGCCAAGCGCCCTTATGTGGTGGTTGGTTGCTTTATTATCGGCATGATGCTGACCCCTCCGGACATTATCTCGCAAACATTGCTGGCGCTGCCCATGTGGATCTTGTTTGAGCTCGGCATATTGTTCGGCCGGCTGATGAAGCGCAAAGTTGCGGTTGCCGGCGAGGCCAAAGTGCCCGGCAGCGAATGA
- a CDS encoding class II fumarate hydratase, with translation MSNERVESDSLGEVRVPASALWGAQTQRAIENFPVSGQPMPPAFIAAVVQIKKAAAEANASLALLNGPVRDAIVLACDQLLAGDYYDQFPVDRYQTGSGTSTNMNVNEVIAALAQLSGVVVHPNDHVNMSQSSNDVIPSAIHISAVIAIHQNLVPALTHLQGVLYEREAVYGEQVKTGRTHLMDAMPVTLGQELRTWREQLKATQARIERAADELLALPQGGTAVGTGINAVSEFAPEFTRCLKANTGFGFKPLTHKFVAQSAVDAPVALSAQLRGLGIVLTKIANDLRWMNSGPIHGLSEISLPVLQPGSSIMPGKVNPVIPESVAMVGAQIMGLDASIAYAGQSGNFQLNVMLPLVGANLLEMIGLLSNASSLLGDKALKGFTVNAEHLNAGVGRNPVLVTALNPEIGYSLASEIAKEAYASGRPVIDVAEERSGLSRERLEQLMDPLKLTRGGLAG, from the coding sequence ATGAGCAACGAACGGGTAGAAAGCGACAGCCTTGGTGAAGTCAGGGTGCCGGCAAGCGCACTTTGGGGTGCACAAACCCAACGCGCCATCGAGAACTTTCCGGTTAGCGGGCAACCCATGCCGCCGGCGTTCATTGCCGCCGTGGTGCAGATAAAAAAAGCCGCGGCGGAAGCCAATGCCAGCCTGGCCTTGCTCAACGGCCCGGTTCGCGACGCCATTGTGCTGGCCTGTGACCAGCTGCTGGCCGGTGATTACTATGATCAGTTCCCGGTAGATCGCTACCAGACCGGCTCTGGCACCAGCACCAACATGAATGTGAATGAGGTGATCGCGGCACTGGCCCAGCTCAGTGGTGTGGTGGTTCATCCCAACGACCACGTGAATATGAGCCAGAGCTCTAACGATGTCATCCCGTCGGCTATCCATATCAGCGCGGTGATAGCGATTCACCAGAACCTGGTGCCGGCGCTGACTCATTTACAAGGCGTTCTGTACGAACGCGAAGCCGTGTACGGCGAGCAGGTAAAAACCGGCAGAACCCACCTGATGGACGCGATGCCGGTAACCTTGGGCCAGGAGCTGCGTACCTGGCGCGAGCAATTGAAAGCGACACAGGCGCGCATCGAACGTGCAGCAGATGAACTCCTGGCGTTGCCCCAGGGCGGCACGGCTGTAGGCACCGGCATTAACGCCGTCAGCGAATTTGCGCCTGAGTTTACCCGCTGCCTGAAAGCCAATACCGGTTTTGGCTTTAAACCACTAACCCATAAGTTTGTGGCACAGAGCGCAGTGGATGCGCCGGTGGCGCTGTCGGCGCAGCTGCGTGGGCTTGGCATTGTGCTGACAAAAATCGCCAACGATTTGCGCTGGATGAACAGCGGCCCTATTCACGGGCTGTCAGAAATCAGCCTTCCGGTACTTCAGCCAGGCAGCAGCATTATGCCAGGCAAAGTGAACCCGGTGATCCCCGAGTCTGTGGCTATGGTAGGCGCCCAGATTATGGGACTTGATGCCTCTATCGCTTACGCCGGGCAGTCTGGTAATTTCCAGCTCAACGTGATGTTACCGTTGGTAGGTGCCAACCTGCTGGAGATGATTGGCCTGTTAAGCAATGCCAGCAGTCTGCTGGGTGACAAAGCGCTAAAAGGCTTCACTGTAAACGCAGAGCACTTAAATGCAGGTGTTGGCCGTAATCCCGTGCTGGTGACGGCGCTGAACCCGGAAATTGGTTACAGCCTGGCGTCTGAAATTGCCAAAGAGGCCTACGCCAGTGGCCGCCCGGTAATTGATGTGGCTGAAGAGCGCAGTGGTCTCAGCCGCGAGCGGCTTGAGCAGCTTATGGACCCGTTAAAACTGACCCGCGGCGGGCTGGCAGGATAG
- the tatA gene encoding twin-arginine translocase TatA/TatE family subunit — MGISIWQLLIVLGIVILLFGTKKLRNIGTDLGGAIRGFKKSMTDDDGKTDTSNPDNLEEKDSAQFQQSATDDKTRDKTQS; from the coding sequence ATGGGCATCAGTATTTGGCAACTTCTTATTGTACTCGGCATTGTTATTTTGCTGTTCGGAACGAAAAAACTGCGCAATATCGGTACCGATCTTGGCGGCGCCATTCGTGGTTTTAAAAAGTCCATGACCGATGACGACGGTAAAACCGATACCTCCAATCCGGATAATCTGGAGGAGAAAGACAGCGCACAGTTTCAGCAGTCCGCTACAGACGACAAAACCCGGGATAAAACCCAAAGCTGA
- a CDS encoding alpha/beta fold hydrolase, whose translation MQASHIRKLIKPIENAYAEMFSGQVFSIGEGAISVRNHSGPAEHTVVCIHGFMENHCYFTQAYNAPTTELILITCSNYHVPVSGVTPQTPDWAVDIKHLAGTIEYDACILNQAMRNLIGSNNVRIHGHSRGAAVALEAIRQWPELYHDIELVLEAPILPQGRAHPLMLALLEPLSPSMWPWIVRLLNSTSNSAYNQTFFGKMNRRKKKLLSKLFHATKDHLTIVRNIDNLLAWMERTDTSVYQHITRGIVLVPATDRVLDRNAMLASARKGGENLKIVETTAPSHFIILDDKKWIPELTQIAHADA comes from the coding sequence ATGCAGGCCAGCCATATTCGCAAACTGATCAAACCTATCGAAAACGCTTACGCCGAGATGTTTTCGGGTCAGGTATTTTCTATCGGCGAAGGTGCAATTTCTGTGCGCAATCACAGTGGCCCGGCAGAGCACACAGTGGTGTGTATACACGGTTTTATGGAAAATCACTGCTATTTTACCCAGGCCTACAACGCTCCCACCACCGAACTGATCCTGATTACCTGCAGCAATTACCACGTGCCTGTTAGTGGCGTTACGCCGCAGACGCCCGACTGGGCGGTGGACATCAAGCATCTGGCCGGCACCATCGAATACGATGCCTGCATACTCAACCAGGCCATGCGCAATCTTATAGGCAGCAACAACGTGCGCATTCACGGCCACTCCCGCGGTGCCGCGGTGGCACTGGAAGCTATCCGCCAATGGCCAGAGCTTTACCACGACATAGAGCTGGTACTGGAGGCCCCGATACTACCCCAGGGCCGCGCTCACCCACTGATGCTAGCATTACTGGAACCACTCAGCCCCAGCATGTGGCCGTGGATTGTCCGCCTGCTGAACAGCACTTCCAATTCGGCTTACAACCAGACATTTTTTGGCAAAATGAACCGGCGCAAGAAAAAACTGCTCAGCAAGCTGTTCCACGCCACCAAAGATCACCTGACCATTGTGCGCAATATCGACAATCTGCTGGCTTGGATGGAGCGCACCGATACCAGCGTTTACCAGCACATCACACGGGGTATTGTGCTGGTTCCAGCTACTGACCGGGTGCTCGACCGCAACGCCATGCTGGCCAGTGCCCGCAAGGGTGGCGAAAACTTGAAGATTGTGGAAACCACGGCGCCCAGTCATTTTATCATTCTGGATGACAAAAAATGGATACCGGAGTTAACACAGATTGCGCATGCTGACGCCTGA
- the hisI gene encoding phosphoribosyl-AMP cyclohydrolase: MEQTPATERQPAWLDAIRWTADGLVPAIAQDADNGDILMMAWMNPESLQLTVTEGLAVYWSRSRGKLWRKGESSGHQQVIKDIRLDCDADVILLKVEQKGGIACHTGRRSCFYQSLQHGQWQNVEPVLKDPSAIYNTAKNAEDPNGE, encoded by the coding sequence ATGGAGCAAACACCTGCCACTGAACGCCAGCCAGCCTGGCTTGACGCCATCCGCTGGACAGCAGACGGCCTGGTACCCGCCATCGCTCAGGATGCCGATAACGGCGATATACTGATGATGGCCTGGATGAACCCGGAATCGCTTCAGCTGACCGTTACCGAAGGCCTGGCCGTATATTGGTCACGTTCCCGCGGTAAGCTTTGGCGCAAAGGCGAAAGTTCGGGCCATCAGCAGGTGATAAAGGACATCCGCCTGGACTGCGACGCCGATGTGATTTTGCTGAAGGTAGAACAAAAAGGTGGCATTGCCTGTCACACTGGAAGGCGTAGCTGCTTTTACCAATCACTGCAACACGGCCAATGGCAGAACGTAGAACCGGTGCTGAAAGACCCAAGCGCTATTTACAACACAGCAAAAAATGCCGAGGACCCCAACGGTGAGTGA
- the tatB gene encoding Sec-independent protein translocase protein TatB, protein MFDIGFLELLICGVIALLVLGPERLPSAARAAGRWIGSARRMMTQFTSELDRELKADDLRKELKKAGDVGLEDVQKTVRDALDEAKKYENMVKPAQNQLNQANRKVTSALSELWDENGTPTIAKPADSSLEKAPESPIDLNKPSPSSGNASDTRS, encoded by the coding sequence ATGTTTGATATCGGCTTTCTTGAGCTATTGATCTGCGGCGTTATTGCTTTGCTGGTGCTGGGCCCCGAGCGCTTGCCCTCGGCTGCGCGCGCTGCTGGGCGCTGGATAGGTTCTGCACGGCGTATGATGACCCAGTTTACTTCCGAGCTTGACCGCGAATTGAAGGCCGACGACCTGCGCAAAGAGCTGAAAAAAGCCGGGGATGTGGGCCTGGAAGATGTTCAAAAAACTGTCCGTGATGCCCTGGATGAAGCTAAAAAATATGAAAACATGGTCAAACCGGCGCAGAACCAACTGAATCAGGCCAACCGTAAAGTAACGTCTGCGCTGTCTGAGCTGTGGGATGAAAATGGCACACCCACCATCGCAAAACCCGCCGACAGCTCGCTGGAAAAAGCCCCAGAAAGCCCGATCGACCTTAACAAACCTTCCCCCAGCTCTGGGAATGCTTCGGATACGCGTTCATGA
- a CDS encoding WS/DGAT domain-containing protein, which yields MSQQALHLMLPADAGWLAAERPENPLVTTVLLRVQGLTAARLREFLHVYWGAWERFRFRPEPYAGYWRWQESADFDVRQHLDIVLDRFTAPQQQPWINTVISQPLPIYRPLWKFWLAPNAVGGGLLLIRIHHCYADSASLAQLLEQLFTASPQQHPVLYGAAHPADLERWLQCAKNWLSERVFGAESPPPENAESPPPETDAVQTAAAAGQLPGTFSSSAATALELAGQLGSYLAQPDDSPSNLSRPLTGQRQCCWSAAIPDARLQAAAQTLGVSSRDVLAACITAALQAQLGLSPQALEQAQINLLLPVDVRSQLPASLRPALSEPGNGSGSERLLLPIDGDSFVERVYRIKQEVRRLRDSLQPLLTWGLTACSGFLPEMIKQTPLWPFAARPSAALASFDGAGVVRYLAGCRVDELVAWSPQVADAGVSVTACRYAGQLRLTVVADHSANLDVQRFQSDCMVALTQALASQLDN from the coding sequence TTGAGCCAGCAAGCTTTGCATTTGATGTTGCCTGCCGATGCAGGCTGGCTGGCTGCCGAACGGCCGGAAAACCCGCTGGTTACCACCGTGTTGCTTCGTGTTCAGGGGCTTACAGCTGCTCGCCTGCGAGAATTCTTGCATGTTTACTGGGGTGCCTGGGAGCGTTTTCGCTTTCGCCCGGAACCTTACGCCGGCTATTGGCGCTGGCAGGAAAGTGCGGATTTTGATGTGCGCCAGCATCTGGATATTGTGCTGGACCGCTTTACGGCACCCCAACAGCAGCCCTGGATAAACACCGTTATCAGCCAACCGCTGCCCATTTATCGTCCATTATGGAAATTCTGGTTGGCGCCCAACGCCGTTGGTGGTGGGTTATTGCTTATACGGATACACCATTGTTACGCCGATAGCGCGTCGCTGGCGCAGCTGCTGGAACAACTGTTCACTGCCTCGCCGCAGCAACACCCGGTACTTTACGGCGCAGCGCACCCGGCAGACCTTGAACGCTGGCTGCAGTGTGCTAAAAATTGGCTGAGTGAGCGTGTTTTTGGTGCTGAGAGCCCTCCGCCCGAAAACGCTGAGAGCCCCCCGCCCGAAACCGACGCGGTACAGACGGCAGCCGCTGCTGGGCAGCTGCCGGGCACTTTTAGCTCAAGCGCTGCCACGGCGCTTGAGCTCGCGGGCCAATTAGGCAGTTACCTGGCCCAGCCAGACGACAGTCCCAGCAACCTGAGCAGGCCATTAACCGGCCAGCGTCAGTGCTGTTGGTCCGCAGCGATTCCCGATGCGCGTCTACAGGCGGCGGCCCAGACGCTGGGCGTTAGCAGCCGCGACGTGTTGGCGGCCTGCATCACGGCGGCTTTGCAGGCGCAGCTCGGGCTGAGCCCGCAGGCGCTGGAACAAGCCCAGATTAACCTGTTGCTGCCAGTGGATGTTCGTTCCCAACTGCCCGCCAGTTTAAGGCCAGCGCTGTCTGAGCCGGGTAATGGCAGTGGCAGTGAACGGTTGTTGCTGCCAATAGACGGCGACAGTTTTGTGGAGCGGGTGTATCGCATAAAACAGGAAGTTCGCCGCCTTCGCGACAGCCTGCAGCCGTTGTTAACCTGGGGCCTGACCGCCTGCAGCGGTTTTTTGCCTGAAATGATAAAACAGACGCCACTGTGGCCTTTTGCCGCTCGCCCCAGTGCAGCGCTGGCCAGCTTCGACGGTGCCGGGGTGGTTCGCTATCTGGCGGGTTGTCGGGTTGACGAACTGGTGGCCTGGAGCCCGCAAGTTGCCGATGCAGGAGTCAGCGTGACCGCTTGCCGCTACGCCGGCCAGCTGCGACTGACAGTGGTTGCCGACCATTCTGCCAATCTGGATGTGCAGCGCTTTCAAAGCGATTGCATGGTGGCTTTGACTCAAGCGCTTGCCAGTCAGCTGGATAATTGA
- a CDS encoding phosphoribosyl-ATP diphosphatase — protein MSDVLQQLAQVLEARKNADPDSSYVASLHAKGLNKILEKVGEECTETLLAAKDAEHSGNTDELIAETADLWFHTLVMLSRLNAGPDDVINELARRFDLSGLEEKAARQK, from the coding sequence GTGAGTGACGTACTGCAACAACTGGCGCAGGTGCTGGAAGCCCGCAAAAACGCCGATCCAGATAGCTCTTATGTAGCCAGCCTGCACGCCAAAGGGCTGAATAAAATTCTGGAAAAGGTTGGCGAGGAATGCACTGAAACCCTGCTGGCCGCCAAAGATGCCGAGCACAGCGGCAACACCGATGAGCTGATTGCGGAAACCGCAGACTTGTGGTTCCACACTCTGGTAATGTTGTCGCGTCTGAATGCTGGGCCTGACGATGTCATTAACGAATTGGCGCGGCGATTCGACCTGTCGGGCCTGGAAGAAAAAGCCGCGCGTCAGAAATAA